Part of the Macadamia integrifolia cultivar HAES 741 unplaced genomic scaffold, SCU_Mint_v3 scaffold2776, whole genome shotgun sequence genome, TGTTCTTCAGCTCTTTATGTGCTTTTtctttagtgttttttttttcttagaccAATCAGTATTCATTTATATTCTTTGTAAACTATGAGGTTGTGAGTAATCATTTTCAGTGCTTGGTTATGCTGGACTCAAATACAACTTCATGGTTGTAGTACTATATTTGCAATTGCTTGTACTCTGCATTTTATGACTATGCTATTCAATAATATGAAGAAACACTATAATTTATCTAGTTTCATTTTGTGGTTCTTATTCAACAATTGCAATAGGGATGTAGTAGTTATAGTGTGTGCAACTCTGAATAAATGGTTCCTGTTGTAACTTATAACTGGTGGGTCTATGCCGTAAAATATTTTCCCTCTCATGGCTCAGTCAGCTAGTTAGATACTCTCCTATTGAATCTGAACATCATTCCATTTGGGTCTTGGCCTTTCTAGACTCTAATCAATTGATGGGTCCTAGGCTCCTAGCTTATGAGGTTATTTGCTTGATAATAGTTTTAAGAGTTGATTGCTTACAATGTTAGGCTTTTGTTTTCTATATAGTCTTATGCATGCTAATGAAACTATGGTAAGGtcttcttgtttgattcagaaaATGATCATAAGGTGTAAATGACCAATGCTATTGTGAAGGCTATGCATGTTAGTgggacttgaaaacttgattcgTTAATTATCTAGAGGCTATTTGCTTATGTAATGTAATTATTAATatgatttatttgtttgtttatatgaaatgatttatgttgtttttttgtgtgtttcaacttttaacaaataggaaaaatggaAAGACAAAAAGATAAGTTTTGGCAACATGCTGAGCAACTTGATAGTTcacatttcaaatgcaaattttgtgaaaaacaagtttttggaGGGGTCACTCGACTCAAGTATCATTTAGCTAAAGTTAGTGGTCATGATGTTGCCTTTTGTGAGAAAGTATTAGATGATGTCCAAGCAGAAGCTCTTCTTGCTATTAATTCTGAATCAAGTAGTAAAAGCGGAAGAGTTGTACTAGTGGTGAGAGTATAGTTGGTTCTTTTCCTTTGACTCCTTTAACTATAACTAGTCAAAGGCAGTCCACAATGGAGGAAATGATCCCTAAGATTGTTAAACCAACTTGGGAGAAATCTCTTCctgaaatttttattaaaaataacatttctttcaatgttgttCAATCAGATGTTTTCATCAATTTTGTGAAGTGCACAACCTGTTATGGTCCTAGTGTTCCTATTCCAAGTTATGGAACCCTTCGTGGAAGAATAATTCTTGAAGCAAGAAAGGACCTTGAAAAATATGCTGACGAAGTAAAATATTCTTGGAAGCAAACTGGTTGTACAATCATGTCTGATTCATGGACTGACTTGAAGAAGCGGTCTTTTCTTAATGTGATTGCTTATTCCCCGGATGGTGCTCTCTTTTTGAAGTCAGAGGAGTGTTCTCATGTTAGATTGACTGCTTCTTACACATTTGATATTCTTgacagagagattcaaagtaTTAGCCCAAATTTAGTAGTTCAGCTAATTTTAGACAATGCATCCAATTATTCAAGTGCACTTGATATGCTTACTGGAAAGTATCGTTGGTTGTTTAAGACTCGATGTGTAGCCCATGGTATTAATCTAATGTTGAAGGATATCTATAAAAAGGTTTTTTGGgttcaataaattttttatctttttgaagTCAGAGGAGTGTTCTCATGCTAGATTGACTGCTTCTTACACATTTGATATTCTTgatagagagattcaaagtaTTAGCCCAAATTTAGTGGTTCATCTAATTTTAGACAATGCATCCAATTATTCAAGTGCACTTGATATGCTTACTGGAAAGTATTGTTGGTTGTTTAAGACTCGATGTGTAGCCCATGGTATTAATCTAATGTTGAAGGATATCTATAAAAAGGTTTTTTGGgttcaataaattttttatgagGTGAAAAGAATTATTGACTACTTGTACAAGTCAATAATTGTCTTAAAGTTGATGAGGAGTTTCACAAACAAGGATCTAAAATATCCTTGCAAAACTAGATTTGCTTCAAACTTTTTAATGCTTCAGTCAATTgttgaagtggaagagaagcTTAGACTCCTAGTTGCATCAGCTGAGTGGAGGAGTCTAAGAAATTCGAGATCTGTTGAAACAGATCGAGTGGTGGATACTATTCAAAGGGAGTCATTTTGGaatgattcaaaagagattttgagatttatggaACCATTCATTCGAGTTCTCCGTTtggttgatggtgatggggctACATTAGGGTATTTGTATGAAGCAATGGAAAGAGCAAAAGAGGTATTGGAGAAGCTTTATGAGGAAGACCATCGATATGACCAAATTTTGAGAATCTTTAATAATAGAAGGgataaaaatattttaggtATCATTCACTATGCAGTTGCTGTTTTCAACCCTActtatttttttagtgaaagattcaaaaagattcctcaattgaaaaatgcaacagatttCATTGGTGAGATAGTGGTTCCAcaagatgagaggagagaatattatGGACAACTGGCAGTATACCACATGAAGTCTACCACTATTTTTACTCCCAGTgccaagatgatgatggaaactagtCATCCTTGTAAGTGTAATAattactttctttttaaaatttttagtttattgttttttatgtaAAAATTACTTGTCCTTTAAAattgtatatttatatatatatatatatatattgccaaTGACAGAGGTTTGGTGGCATATTCAAGGTGATGTTATTCCTATCTTACAGAAGTATGCCATTCGAATATTGAGCCAACCATGTAGTTCTTCAgcttgtgagagaaattggagtgcCTAGGATACAGCACAAACACAAAAGAGGAATAGATTGTTAGCAACGATGTTAGATGATTTAGTTTACGTGAAAATGAATTCGTTGATGATGGAAAAGAGGGGTGAACTTGAACAGAAAAACATGTTGCCCATTAATCTTGACAATATTAGTGTCAATGATTTTGATCAGAGCATTGAAGACCTTGACAAAGAGCTAAAGAGATTATTGGATGATAGCATTGTTGAGGACTTGCTATTTGGTGCAAGTGCTAGTTTTACTGAGAGCGAGATTCAACCCCAGATAGTATATAATGATGTAGTTGAGTACTTAAGTTATGGTGATGTAATAACTATTGTTATGCTTTTGTGGATGCTTTGCTTTATTTAGAatagtttttccttttaagcatgGATGATGGAATTAGGTGAGTCATGGATTGAATGATGTGATTTTAGACTATTATGTTCCTACAGGATAATTGGTAGAAGCATTAAAACATACATTTGAAATTGAATTACtgtaaccattgcttccatcattcaatgacaactttttcctagttttttactatattgtatttttgaactacaataattttctctttttaggtgtacatatcaagttaattacttaataaataaaatatatacaataaattataaaaataacatccaaattttttgcccgacttttatttttgtaatcgaatAATTTTTGAATCcgaatccgatttttattttgtccgcttttttgaccgaacccttaaattaaccaatcgaattattccgaataattctttgcccgaataattcccaaatccgaatttgctaactatgatcaaGTCAGCATTGACTCTAAATCATATATAGAAACTACTGctataaattaaagaaattgaATCGGATGATATATAGAAAATACTTACATGAGTACATTAAATGGTATCCCAAGCTCGCAACACTTCTTTTGCTAGGTAATGAACTTTTAAATGAAGTGGGCATCTCTGAGAGTGCTGCCATGGGTACCCAATTATCAACATCTTTGACCAAGACTAAACCTGGGTATTTCTGTAGTAGATCAAGATCTTGACCTAGAAAagaattaaataaatgaaagggAAAAACTAGGGTTTTCATGAACAACCAAAACCTAAGCTAGTTTAAGAACAGtgaaatgatatatatatatatatatattaggaaatttacagcgccacccctggagaatgtcaTAATTATAAGACCACTCCCTCtattttaccaaattagactcaaacccctTACCGTttgtcactgttaaggaatgcTATGATATGACATTTTTGCCTTTATGAATAAAACACTGATAAGttacccattttcattatcccaaaaatacccgtCTTTACCAgtttaccatttcattctccttatctctttctcttcttctctccataCCTGCGACCAAGGGTTCATGCGAGTTTTAGATGAGTACTGCTAGTTTCCGTTGCCGACGAAtacttttcctttctctctggCGAGAAGTGTGCTTCCCATCGCTGCCATCTTAGGCCGCtggcaagaattttttttttcttctatgttTATCCCCATTTTCTCACTCTGTTACAAGTTATTAAATTTCTCCCTAATTGTTCTCTAGTTTTGTATTTTGGTGATCCTGTTGTGCGTGTCACTTTTATTTCATCTATTTTGGAACTAGTTTTGCACTTATTGAATTTTACCCACCTTCGTTTCCTTTACTTGAGATAGGTCTCTTTTGAAGGACTGAGAAGATGACACATTGGATGAAGGTTCCAAGGGGGGAGATAGAAGCCTTCCACAACAACGCCACAAGTATACTCACAGAGATCTGGACTACTATAGGGGTTAGAGAGGGTTGTGCTGGTCTCGCTCCTGGACTGAATAGAAAGGGCAATGTCTGGTGTGTTAGCCGCCTATGctcaaagaaaataattacattCAGAGTAGAGTTTATAATAGAAGACAAACTTAATGGAAGAATTAATAGATTTGAATCTTAGAAAATGTGTGGTAGAACTAAATGAGCTCATAGAAATCATAGGAAACTGAGGAGATTCACGTTTTTCGCCGGAAAACAGCAAAACCTAATGTAAAGTGGCATAAATGATTGTGAGCGTGCAAAATCGAACCAACGAGAGCCAAAGAACACCAAAGATTATCCCCACTTCTTAAATGCATAGAGATGAAGAGAATAGAGTTTCGGCGAGGAGCTACAGAGCGGCTAGGAGAATGAACTTCTTCCTGCAATAGCGAGAAAAACGAACCATGGATGTGAGATTGTTGTAGAAAATTCCCAACCTAAGTCGTCAAGATCTTCAAAAAAGAGAAACCGAGGAGAATTGGCCTAAGAATATGAGATTTCCAGCCAGAAACACGTCTCCCTGAGTCACTTTAGAGAATCCGCTTGAAGAAGTGGGAATCCCCTGGTCGCTGTGCGTTGCCGTCCATCGCTAATGCCACTACTGTTGCTTTGAACGATCGCTGATGGTTGAAATCTCATGATTTGGGAGAACGGTAAATTAAGTCTTGAAATATGGAGCAAATCTATCGATTTGGGTAGGGGTGGCAACCGGTCGGGCCTAATCGGGCTTGATCACTTGGAATCCTTGCACCATGAACGtttgtttacttaaacgggcctaaCTTTGGGGGACATGGTACGGTTAATAATCGGGCCAGTCGGTCTCGGGCTTTAATCAGGCTACCATAAACAGGCTACCATAAACAGGCCTTAATCAGGCCTTAACCTGGTTATTGACCTGTTTaactttaatcgggctttaaacgggtcctctttaaaattgttcCGTTAAATGTGTTTGAAGAGTAATATCaaaaaaatgaggcaaagatggacATACCAATAGTTAAAAggaattaagccaaagatgaacaaagtaactaaattactaaaGTACTAGATCTTTAACCTgcaaaactcaaatcaattaaactatgcttaCATAGCCCaagtttagtaagttcaaattaattaaattatgcataaaaaagatgaatgtttaTATAATAATTACTACCATATCAATTGGACATATCACATACCATTTGGACTAAATACAAATTgcattaaaaaattgaaaaaaatacaagtagtattaaaggggtcgggctaggtcgggcttaaaggagtcAGTTCAAAttgggcttgtaaatgtgtcgggccgGTCGGGCACCCGTTGGGCTAGGTGGCTAAaccatgtactacctatttataaatgtgtcaggctcgtttattaatcgggccggtcTAGGTCGGgtcataaacgtgtcgggcttggtcGGGCCTATCAGTGCTGGCTTggcattgacacccctagatttgggtgaaagaaatagtaacttcttataagggtattttaggtattttatatttaataagggaattttcatatttaaaataaaatataattgctgatatcagcatataaggtatattgcTTAAAAATGACTAACAGTAagaggtctgagtctaatttgatgaaaaagAGGGgtgatcttataattgtggcattctcttggcactataaattatatatatatatatataaaagttgATGATATGCTTACCATAAAATTCACCAAAATGAGAGAAGTAAGAATTCGAACTCTAGTTTTTTCACGTTCTTGGTCAGTACTGTGGTCTTCTTCCATCTGATCATGACCTACTTCTTCTGGTTTGCGTATGGTGATCGGGTAAAGATAACTCACCACATCTTTGTGGCCGGAGATTGCAGCGATCATGCTTGGGATGCGATTAAGGCGGTATTTGCTTTTGATCATCACTAGATTCTCATCCTTTTCTACGATGGCCTTGATCACCCGTTCGAAAGCTGAAGGCAAGGAGGGATGATGAGTAAAAAACACTAAAAGCAGAAGAAAACGCTGGACAAGTGAAGACTGCCGCAGCAAGAAATTGGTTCGAGGCCGTCGATGAAATCGAAAAGAATGCCGAAGATATAGAAACAGAGTACAATCAAGGGAGGTGTGTGAATTGCTGGTCACGCTACAAATTGAGCAAGAGATCTGCAGGCCTCAAGCCAAAGGCTAATGGTAGGCTCAACGAACAATTTGTTGTTGCAAGGCAGCCTTCTCTAAAGTCTGCGATAGAGATGCCAATCGAGCCAATCCAGACCCAGCCATCAACTCAACGCATGCTGAAGCAGATACTTGGTTGCATAGGTGAGCCGGAAATTGGCATCATTGGAGTTTATGGTATGGGAAACCACTCTGGCGAAACAAgtaaacaaacacttcaaagaAAATTCTTGTTTTGATACTGTAATAATGGTCGCAGTGTCTGccactcccaagtcccaacataCAAAGCATCCAAACTAGTATCGGTAAGCGACTCGAATTACCAGAGAACAGTGGGACGGATGCATTATTCGAAGCCCTAAACAAGAATAAATTTATTCTAATTTTGGATGATGTGTGGAGTGAGTTAAAGCTTGAGAATGTTGGAATCCCTCGCCCTCCAAACCACAAATTCTTCTGACTAGTCGAATTCAAGATACTTGCAGTGATATGGGTGCTAGTAAAACCTTAAAAGTGCAGCCCTGAAGTTGAGTCGTGGGAGCTCTTTGTTAAAGTAGCTGGTGTACATGTTGCTGCGGATGACATAAAGGGCTTTGCTGAAGAAATTGTCCGAAGGTGTGAGGGTCTTCCCCTTGCAATTGTCAATGTTGCTCGCACAATGGCAAATCGACATGGAGTTGGGGTGTAGGAGAATGCTATGAGGGAGATAAAACAATCAGCCAAAGATCTTCGAGGTATGACAGAGAAAGTATTTGTTCCTTTGAAATTCAGTTTTGATAGATTAGAGAATGATATGCTTAGAAGTGTATTTCTTTATTGTGCCTGTTTCCCGGAAGATTATGACATAAGggtagaagatgagatgttAAATTATTGTGTTGGAGGGGGATTATTAAATAGATTAGGGAGTTTGAAAGCTGCTAGAGATAAAGGTGTGGATCTGATTGCAAGTTTGAAAATTGCTTGCATGTTGAAAGATGGAGAGTATAAAGGTAATGGGAGGATGCATGATATGATGCGAGAATTTGCACTTTGGATTACTTCTTCTGATAGTAGTAGCCCCAAGTTCTTGATGAAGACTGGTGAATCAGTTAAAGAGGCATCAGAGTCTCATGAGTGGGTAGATGCAACTAAGATTTCACTAATACATACAAAAATAGAGAAGTTGCCAGAAAAGATGTGCCGAAATCTAACCACTTTGCTATTGAGGCAGAACAAGATCCTCACTATTATTCCCCCCATCAAATTTCTTGCAACACATGGATAATCTTAGCGTATTTGATCTTTCTGACACAAGGGCATTGGAATATCTCCCAGATTCCTTGTCATGTTTGGTGAATCTTCGGGTGCTAAGGCTGTGGTGTTGTGAAAATTTGAAAGAATTGATGCTCCGACAACTCCAAGTTTTAGATTTGAGTTATTGTCGAATGTTAGAGCAAGAAATCCAGCTAGGATCTGAATGTGTTGGAAGTGTAAATAATTTAAGATACATGAATGTGGAATGGAGCCCAGTTTCCATTCCACTGGGGGCAATTTCTCGTTAGCACAAATTGGAGGAATTGAGATTGTTTGGagcaaggaaaataaaatggagGGTGAGTTGTGGTGGTACAGCTGCTGAAGATGAAAAATATTGGAATAAAAAAGGACACCAAATAAGGGATGAGGAGagaagtggtggtggtgggttgTCTATTACTACTAATGACTGTGACGACAATATTCCCCAGCTTGACCTCTTTAACATCTCTTCCCATTTGGTTGGAAGAAGTCATTATTTCTGATTGGTTCAAATCTTTGGCCAAGAAGATGGATCCTTTTGCGGCTGACACGTTGCAGAGTCATAAAACAAGACTCTCTACATGCTCTCAATGAATCCCAAATTCTATACTACTTACGCATTGAGGATTGCGTGGGTGTGACATGTGTGCCTCCTACTCATGTTGGATATCTTGATATATAGAGAATTGTGAGGACTTGGAGGTGGTGTTGAATGGaacaaaggaggaggaggaggaggaggaggaggaggaggaggtctGCTACCAAGATTCCATTAAGACATTACATCTAAAAAGATTGCCACTAAATTGCTTTAGTTAAGTAGCAGAGATCTTCATATGGGAATGCAATAGCTTGAAGATGGTCTTCACGAAGGGAATGCCACCCCTCTTCAACAACTTGGACTACATTTCAGTTCGGAACTGCGATGCAATGGAAGTCATATTTTAAGAGGCAGAGGAGGGCAAGGAGTTCAAAGGGCAGAAGAATAATATTAATGTTAATGGCGGAGGAGCCATCGTCATCTCACCCTTCCCAAAACTCAGAAGATTACGTCTAATAGACCTACCTAGACTAGCTGACTTGTGCACCAATCACATCTTGTATTGCCCCGAAGTTTCAGTTTGGAATTGCTTTAACTGTGGGAGGTTAAAGCGGAATCCTGTCCAAATTCGGAACGCAGAATGCTCAATTGTCGTATCCCCGACTACAGGAAAGATTGCAGTACTTCTTGGGAGATGAAATTCAAGCTTCTTAATTTGTAAGTGTCACACATGACAGAGATATCAACTCTGAATGagttttacttcttcttcttattttatttttagtcaaCCAATCCATTCATCACATTTGAATTCCAAAACGAAAATGTTGTACCAATTGTTGATGTGATATGTAGTGATGATGAACTGAATTAGGGTATTTGCAATTTAATCCCACAAATAATGATATGCCATGCATGATGGGTGGTATTGTGGTTGTATAGTCATAGCTCATTTTACATAACTCCCAATTTGTCTATaaatttattaccaaaaaaaaaaaaaaaaccttgtctATAAATTTAATTTTGGAGGGGATCATTGCAACCCTGTGTGGCACTTGTATCAACATAAAGAGGTTAATGAGAACGCACACAGGAGCAATCAATAGGGGTTTTCTCCTTAATATAGTTTTTGACAAGGTGGTAGCAAAATAGAATTGTACGTTGCCAAGCGTATAGTTATTTTGCCCTTTCAATCCTATGTTTGGGTGTAGCGTCATGCAGCCAtgaattcttctttttctcttaaattttttaGTAAGTGGTAGCAAATTAGAGTTGAAAGTTGCCAAGTTTATAGTTATTTCGCCCTTCTGATCCTGTGTTTGGGTGTAGCGATGCCATGCAGTCAGAAACACTTCTTTTACCCTTATTTTGAGTAGGTGGTAGCAAAATATGGCCGTACCTTGCCAAGTTTATAAATTTACTACATGGCCAAATCAGTTAAGTATGTATACCAAGCTTGACAACATGTATGTGATCCCACATTTTTTGCCTTAAACCTTTTTGCCCTTTTCATCATTGGCTTTGGTCACTCTTGATTAAGATCATGCTTGTTGAGGGATGAAAAATATATGATCTAGAATAGGCTCAGGTAGAATTTATTATAATTATCAGAAAATATAAAGCCATATctttttttacattaaaaaaaaaaaaaaaaaaaaaaaaaaaaaacctacccACCATCCCTATAACCCCTCATTGCaaaaaatttataggaaaaaaaaaaagatacaatttTCGAAATTAACCCCATTTAAAGTGTTCAAATAGAGAACCCTTGAGATCGTTTAAAAAAAGGTAGACTTTTTGGCTCTGAAAAATATGTTTAAAGGGTTTCTGCAAAGGTTTCTTTAATTAAGAATATGAGATTGGGTTAATTGAAGTTATTATTTTGTTAAAATTGACagtgaaatggaattggcacaGTTTGAGAAGCCATTGATATGGGTATAAGCTCACAAAATTCACCTAAATTTACCTTCCTTGATCATGGTATCAAAAATATGGAATCAGATCGGTGAATTAATTGATCATCCCAATATTAGTCGATTCAATATATTAATTCATTTCAAAAAACCTCAGAATTGTTTAGTTTTCAGATCTGAGGGTCAATTTTAAGGTTTTTGAGACCAATTCCAattgataaataaaaatctaatccATTTCGATTCTTGATTCTAACTTTTGAAATCTTTGATACATCTTTGGATCAAAGTCTGCTCCGTATAAGTAAAATCCTGGTTTTCTGCATTTCCCAGAAATGTTCAACAAAAACATGTCAAACTAAAGAGATGGATGGTAAAAAAAGTCATATTTTACCAATCCCTTACTAGTttgctcgtacgatcacctggtcATACGAGTTAGCATCCAACATCAGTCCCATCTTCTGTCATTACAAGGATAAATAAAAGCATATTTAAAAATAACAATGACAGATATTGAATGCTAACTCGTACAATCAAACAACTGAACCGTTTTCATCCTACCACCATcaacattaaagtaaaaagGCCTTTTACCAATCTATCAccattaataataaaattaaagtgCCTTAATCAacggaaagaaaggaaaagacaaaaaacaaaaggcatTCACCAAGTCCCTTACACCATTAACATTAAAGTAAAAAGATCCTTTACCAATCCATCACCATTAAATTAAAAgccttaattttaatttaccaATATAGCTTtgggtataattttttttttaggggatgAGATTATTTAAATTCCAAATGTGATATCACGCATGGAAATAGCATACCTTATCTAAGTGCCTTCAATGAAGCTGTAGAAGTGACCACCACGCCCTATCCTATATATTGGGATGCCTAATTTCACGTTCTCATTAGCTCTCCCATTAATATAGGGATCAATGCAATCATGTAGCgttctttcttttattattattataagggTAAGAGATTGCTACCTGATCGTGTAGTCTTTGCACCAGCATAGGAGCCGATGAGAGCTCACACATGATCAACAATAGTTCGTGGATTTCTTAGTTCACTATTTTTGGTGACGGAAAGAAACTATCGCCAAAAACCACATTTCCGTCGCTCATACTATCACCGACAGAACATATATCCGTCGCCATTCTGTCGCTAAAATTGTTTCTGTCGAGCAACTATATTACGTGACGGTTGCAAAATATCCGTCGTTAATGCATTTATATAAGGCGACAGTATAATTTCCGTTGCTAATATACATAATTAGGCGGCAGTGTAATTATCACGTTGCTATTACTTTATCTTAGGCGACAGCGTAATTATCCCGTCGCTATTACTTTATCTTAGGCGACAGCGTAATTATCCCGTCGCTATTACTTTATCTGAGGCGACAGTGTAATTATCCCGTCGCTGCTACTTTATCTTAGGTGACAGTTTTTACCCGTCGTTATTGTATTTATATACAACGACAATACATTTTTTCGTCGTTAGTAATAGTATCTTATGCGACAGATTTCGTAACGTCCGTTgccaaaaactgattttttgtATAACAGAAATTGTTTTAAATGTCATTATAAAATTACAATGCCACCCTTAAACTTTGGTCTTTAGATTTTTTGAAATACCAAAGATatccctaaaaattcaaacaatttcaaATCAGCCCCTACCGTTAGCAGAGCCTATTAAGTGATGAAATGTctattagtttttatttaaaatgccCCAAACACTCTCATATCTGTCAAACCCAGATTCAGTCTTTGTTGTACAGAATCTTTTTGCTCTTCCGTTGGCATCTAGAGTGAAAAATAACACAGTCATCGGTGGAATTTCTATTAGATTTGGGTCTCATCATAAGTCATCATCATCAAATAAAGCTATTAGTATTAACATCAACCTTCGAGGATCAAGTACTTGTCCCTAAGTTGGTCAAGCACTAACAACCCGAAAATGACATGGACCTCTGAAACTGAAGAGAGGGAGTCTGTCTCTGACATTACCAAGTAGAGAGAGATGTGCCCTTCAGCATTTTTATCCTTGTTTCCTTTTGGGTAAAGACAGTTTCCTGTAATGCACCAATTATATGTGTGTCCAATATTATtcacagaaaagaaaagggtaTTGGAAGATTTAATAAGCAAAAGTAATAGATGAATAAAGTGACCATTTGTATCCACCAACTTCGAAATCTCCTGAATCGTATCTTTCACGTGAGGAGTTTGAGAGTAAGGAAAATGATTTAATCCTAAGTGCAATGCGAGTTGGAGGTTCTTTTCTTACTGTTCTTAAGATTTCTGCAGCAGAGCATGTAATGTGTAAGTAAATATTAAGTTGAACGAAAAAGGAAAATGAGTGGATGGATTGAGTAGAAGTATGAACCTTCTTGGCCATCGATGGAGTTAAGCGCCATCTGAGTATATTGTTTATAATCGATTCCAATCTACTATGCAAGTTTGAAGATTATTATAAAGGCAAAAGAACCCTAGTGATTCTGTGTTTATAAAAAATCCTAAGAGAACTTACAACCATTGAAGGAAACACCTTGGCCGGACAAGATGGGTAGTTGTTAGAGGGGAGAGATACACATGATCGTACGCCGGAGGCTGGAGAAGGGGATAGTTGCAGATTTCAGGGAAGGCGATGGTTGTAGCGTCTTTCTCTTCTCAATTTTGTGAAACATTCATAAGCTTATGAGTTTAGAAGAAGGGGCAAGGGTAATATGATCCACTCAC contains:
- the LOC122067238 gene encoding uncharacterized protein LOC122067238, whose protein sequence is MEEMIPKIVKPTWEKSLPEIFIKNNISFNVVQSDVFINFVKCTTCYGPSVPIPSYGTLRGRIILEARKDLEKYADEVKYSWKQTGCTIMSDSWTDLKKRSFLNVIAYSPDGALFLKSEECSHVRLTASYTFDILDREIQSISPNLVVQLILDNASNYSSALDMLTGKYRWLFKTRCSEECSHARLTASYTFDILDREIQSISPNLVVHLILDNASNYSSALDMLTGKYCWLFKTRCVAHGINLMLKDIYKKSIVEVEEKLRLLVASAEWRSLRNSRSVETDRVVDTIQRESFWNDSKEILRFMEPFIRVLRLVDGDGATLGYLYEAMERAKESIEDLDKELKRLLDDSIVEDLLFGASASFTESEIQPQIVYNDVVEYLSYGDAAFSKVCDRDANRANPDPAINSTHAEADTWLHSPEVESWELFVKVAGVHVAADDIKGFAEEIVRRCEGLPLAIVNVARTMANRHGVGV